CAAACAGTTGCCATGGACAATCACTTCGCACTCTGGATAGTGGAGCACTAAATGAAAGTGGTCGACAGCCTCTGCTCCCGTCCTCTGATTACGCAATATGCCTGTCACTTCATCTGGGGTGCCAAACAGCGCGATGGATTGATCGATTAAGTGCGCGCCTAAATCATAAAGAATGCCGGCACCAGGAACGTCTTGTTCTCGCCAACGAACTTTCACCTCTGGGCGATATCGGTTGTAACTGGAATAAAAAGTATGAATACCTTCGAGCTTGCCTTCACTAATCAGTTTTTTGATAGTGATAAAGTCGCCATCAAAACGACGACTTTGATAAACCGTCAGTACCTTGCCCGAGGTAGTCTGAATATCCAAAAGCGCTTTACCCTCTTGGTATGACACGGAAAACGGCTTTTCTACCACTACATGCTTGCCCGCCTGCAGTGATGCCATAGCCTGCGGCACATGCAAATGATTAGGTGTCGAGACCACGACAAGTTCAATGTCGGCGCGTTCAAGCATAGTTTCGAGGTTCGGATAAACCTCTGCATTCGGAAGTTGGGCTTTTACTTTTTGTTCGTCGCTAGAGACAACCGCCTTAAGGTCGTACTGTGGACAATCGCTGATAATTGGCGCTTGAAAACACTGCCCCGATATACCGAAGCCAACTAAACCGACTTTAATTGTTTCCATCAAATGATCCTTATAAAAAAGGCTGTGACTCCGGAGAGCGCCACAGCCAAAGCATAAACGGGGGTAACTTATGCGAGCTCAAGCTCTTGTTTCAACAGTGCTTCAACTTGAGTATCACTGCTTGCAGTCATTAACTGCTCCCTAAAGTCTGCATGCATGATTTTGCGCGCAAGTTTAGAGAAAATCTTCATATGTTGGTCACCAGCAGCGTGTTTGTTCAGAGTCAGCATGATGATGAACTGTGCTTCTTCATCGCCCCAAGCAATTGGTTTCGCTAAACGACACACGCTAATTGCAGACTGCTCAATGTGCTCACTCTTGGTGTGAGGAATCGCAAAACCAAACCCTAACCCAGTAGAGAACACATCCTCACGAGCCCATAAGTCGTCAGCCAATTTATTCGGATAACGACAACGGCCAGTAATAAACAAGTTGTCTGCGAGCGTCTTAATCACTTCTTCTTTACTACGCAAATCTCGATCAAGGCTGATGCAGTCTTTCGACACCATAGGCGCCTCGGTTTGAGTCATGCGGAACTGGGCGAGAACATGCTCAACTTCCTGAACAGTGCGACACTCCATAGCGCGGTTAAGCAGTTGGCGACATTCACGACTATCAAGCTTAGAAATTCGCTCTTTAGTTGCTGCTATACTTGGCGCACTCATACTGATTTCATCCAAGCCTAAGCCAACCAATAGCGGCAGAACGGAACCTTTCGCACCTAGCTCGCCACAAAGGCCAATCCACTTACCATGACGATGTACTTCACGTACTACATGGTCAAGGGTGCGCAAGAATGCAGGGTTCAAGCTGTTGTAGTTTTTGGCAACTTTAGCGTTGTCACGGTCAACCGCCATTAGGTATTGAGTCAGGTCGTTTGAACCAATCGAGAAGAAATCGATCTCTTCACAGCACTGGTCAATAATGAAAGCGACGGAAGGAACTTCAAGCATTATGCCCAGTGGCACGCGCTCGGCAAAAGGAACGTCTTCTTTGCGCAGCTCTTGGCGCACTTCTGCTAGGACATCTTTCACCCAAAGTATCTCTTCCATTGACGAGATCATTGGAATCATAATCTTCAAGTTGCCGTGAGCCGAAGCGCGTAAGATGGCACGCAGCTGAGTCTTGAACATTTCAATAAACTCAGGGTAGATACGAACCGCACGGTAACCTAAGAATGGGTTATTTTCAGCTGGGATATTGAGGTAATCCACTGGCTTATCGCCACCAATATCAATGGTACGGATAATGATAGATTTGCCATTCGCCGCCTCACAAGCCTGACAGAAGATGTTGTACAGTTCGTTCTCATCTGGTGCAGATGTTCTGTCCATGTAGAGCATCTCTGTACGGAACAGACCTACCGCTTCCGCCCCGTGAGCAAAGGCTTGTGGCGCCTCTACTGAGTGAGCTATGTTCGCTGCTACTTCTAACACTTTGCCATCGGCCGTTGTTGCTGCTAAGTCGCGGTATTTGGCTTGGCGTGTCGCCACAATCTCTTTTACTTTTTGCTCTTGAGCATAATAACGCTCTACCGCTTCAGTAATATCTGTCACTACCGCACCTAAGTGACCATCCACAATCACCTGTTTACCCATAAACTCACCTAACTTAGCCGCATCTAAACCGACAATCGTTGGGATAGCAAAAGAGCGCGCCAAGATAACAGTGTGCGAAGTGCTGCCGCCGTGAGATAGAATCAAGCCTTTAAGCAGGGATTTGTCTAGCTCGAGGAACTGACTTGGCGTTAGGTCGTCAGCTAAACATACTGTTGGCTCATTAAGCTGAGTTTGGCTAGCAAATCGCTCGTCACCATAAATGCTTTGCAGTAATTGATAGCAAACATCGCGAATGTCTAACTCACGCTCACGCATGTAGCTGCTAGACGAGTTCTTCATCATCTCACCAAAGTGTTTTGCTGTCGCGATGATGGCATCCGCACAGCTTTGACCTTCGATCAAGTTACCTTTGGTGGTTTGCTGAAACTCTTCGTCTTTAGCGATTGAAAGGTGAGCTTTTAGCACTTCCCCTTCGGTATGCTCAGCGGCTTTGAGTTGAATTGAAATCGATTTAATTACTGACTCCAACCCATTTTGCATTTGCAGTTGTTCTTCACTGAGCGCTAACGCAGGTGGAAGATTGTCTAGATTGTCGAAGTTAACCGCCCCCATAATAGTAAGGGCACCGCGACCAATACCTTCACTCACTGCACGGCCACGCTCATTTGCCACTTCTAGATTAGAGAAGTTACGCGGTAGCGGTGCTAGTTCAGCATCGTCAGCACTCTCATTGTTTTGTAGCGGAGCGTCACAGTGTGGGAACTCGTTAACGATGAACTGTTTAAGCTGGTTAATGGCAGACTCTTCATCTTGGCCATCAATGGTAATTAAACACTCATCACCAAGCAGCGTATCCGTACCGATAAGGGAAAGAACGCTTTTGGCGTTACCACTCATACCTGTGCGTTTATTTTGCCAAGTAATGTCAGAAGAAAATTGATTGCAAAGCGCTTCGACATGACTCGCTGGACGAGCATGAACACCATTTGGTAGCTCGCAAGAGAAAGAAAAAGTTTTCATTACATATTGTCCTTGTACTGCTAGGCGATAGGCCCGAGTTGATGTAACAACAATAACAAATCATCACACTCCAGCCATTGGACAAAAATACTAAATACTGGATTTTTGTAATATCAAAGATTAAGTGTGAACGAAATCAAATTTACTATCT
The sequence above is drawn from the Vibrio sinaloensis genome and encodes:
- a CDS encoding Gfo/Idh/MocA family oxidoreductase — protein: METIKVGLVGFGISGQCFQAPIISDCPQYDLKAVVSSDEQKVKAQLPNAEVYPNLETMLERADIELVVVSTPNHLHVPQAMASLQAGKHVVVEKPFSVSYQEGKALLDIQTTSGKVLTVYQSRRFDGDFITIKKLISEGKLEGIHTFYSSYNRYRPEVKVRWREQDVPGAGILYDLGAHLIDQSIALFGTPDEVTGILRNQRTGAEAVDHFHLVLHYPECEVIVHGNCLSTTEGPRFQIFAHNGSLIKYGMDSQEDFLREKKGPRTPGWGSESEDLYGQYTDVNGVQSRVTTELGCYQNFYHQLAKSIRHGHPEPVPAQEALSVIAVIEAAYLSAKEKRRVKLQELL
- the ptsP gene encoding phosphoenolpyruvate--protein phosphotransferase; translated protein: MKTFSFSCELPNGVHARPASHVEALCNQFSSDITWQNKRTGMSGNAKSVLSLIGTDTLLGDECLITIDGQDEESAINQLKQFIVNEFPHCDAPLQNNESADDAELAPLPRNFSNLEVANERGRAVSEGIGRGALTIMGAVNFDNLDNLPPALALSEEQLQMQNGLESVIKSISIQLKAAEHTEGEVLKAHLSIAKDEEFQQTTKGNLIEGQSCADAIIATAKHFGEMMKNSSSSYMRERELDIRDVCYQLLQSIYGDERFASQTQLNEPTVCLADDLTPSQFLELDKSLLKGLILSHGGSTSHTVILARSFAIPTIVGLDAAKLGEFMGKQVIVDGHLGAVVTDITEAVERYYAQEQKVKEIVATRQAKYRDLAATTADGKVLEVAANIAHSVEAPQAFAHGAEAVGLFRTEMLYMDRTSAPDENELYNIFCQACEAANGKSIIIRTIDIGGDKPVDYLNIPAENNPFLGYRAVRIYPEFIEMFKTQLRAILRASAHGNLKIMIPMISSMEEILWVKDVLAEVRQELRKEDVPFAERVPLGIMLEVPSVAFIIDQCCEEIDFFSIGSNDLTQYLMAVDRDNAKVAKNYNSLNPAFLRTLDHVVREVHRHGKWIGLCGELGAKGSVLPLLVGLGLDEISMSAPSIAATKERISKLDSRECRQLLNRAMECRTVQEVEHVLAQFRMTQTEAPMVSKDCISLDRDLRSKEEVIKTLADNLFITGRCRYPNKLADDLWAREDVFSTGLGFGFAIPHTKSEHIEQSAISVCRLAKPIAWGDEEAQFIIMLTLNKHAAGDQHMKIFSKLARKIMHADFREQLMTASSDTQVEALLKQELELA